A window from Bos indicus x Bos taurus breed Angus x Brahman F1 hybrid chromosome 26, Bos_hybrid_MaternalHap_v2.0, whole genome shotgun sequence encodes these proteins:
- the LOC113884249 gene encoding glutathione S-transferase omega-1-like yields the protein MSGGSARSLGKGSAPPGPVPEGLIRVYSMRFCPYAQRTRLVLTAKGIRHEVININLKNKPEWFFKKNPSGLVPVLETSQGQLICESAITCEYLDEAYPGKKLLPGDPYEKACQKMVLESFSKVPPLILKILRTQNKEDCSGLKEELHKEITKLEEVLTDKKTTFFGGNSLSMIDYLIWPWFERLEALELNECVDHAPTLKLWMAAMKKDPTVSSLLTDVKTFQGFFNLYLQNSPEAYDYGL from the exons ATGTCCGGAGGATCAGCTAGGAGCCTGGGCAAGG GAAGCGCCCCCCCGGGGCCCGTCCCCGAGGGCCTGATCCGTGTCTACAGCATGAGGTTCTGCCCGTATGCCCAGAGGACTCGCCTGGTCCTGACGGCCAAGGGTATCCG GCATGAAGTCATCAACATCAACCTGAAAAATAAGCCTGAGTGGTTCTTCAAGAAGAATCCCTCAGGCCTGGTGCCGGTTCTGGAAACCAGTCAGGGTCAATTGATCTGTGAATCTGCCATCACTTGTGAGTACCTGGATGAAGCATATCCAGGGAAGAAGCTGTTGCCAGGCGACCCCTATGAGAAAGCTTGCCAAAAGATGGTCTTGGAGTCCTTTTCTAAG GTACCACCTTTGATATTGAAGATTCTTAGAACACAAAATAAGGAAGACTGCTCTGGCCTAAAAGAAGAATTGCATAAAGAAATCACCAAGCTAGAGGAG GTTCTGACTGATAAGAAGACAACCTTCTTTGGTGGCAATTCTCTTTCTATGATTGATTACCTCATCTGGCCCTGGTTTGAACGTCTGGAAGCTCTGGAGTTGAATGA GTGTGTAGACCACGCTCCAACTCTTAAGCTGTGGATGGCAGCCATGAAGAAGGATCCCACAGTATCATCTCTCCTCACTGACGTGAAGACCTTTCAAGGTTTCTTCAACCTCTACTTGCAGAACAGCCCTGAGGCTTATGACTATGGACTCTGA